One window of the Mycobacterium sp. SVM_VP21 genome contains the following:
- the eccCb gene encoding type VII secretion protein EccCb — MTGPAPTALPPPPPSRGEIAVAAPPSVSDSEPRMILTRLLPAVMAVGMLAVTAVVYRSGSSAARSPVFALFPLMMLASAVAAVVTGRSHGCGNDIDGDRENYLAYLAGLRKSVADNALSQRAWALWSHPEPDVLWVLAGGPRRWERKVGDPEFGSVRVGIGPAAPAGRLVAPSPDPVRRVDPVTDAALRRFLDTHAAVPGVPIVLMVLGPSPLRLDGDIEPARGLLRALICQLAVLHSPDAMLIAVVDGRHRGDWDWLKWLPHHQHPSAADAGGPLRLTYPDLTAAETSLIGRRVVVISDDVSGLQVAELCTRGEARLLHVSATVLCDADGDLGRPDFLTLADAVVCARRLAAHRPVGSGSVQGWAHLLGIGDIDRFDARAEWARASAQSLCVPIGTAPNGEPVRLDIKEAAERGSGPHGLCVGATGSGKSEFLRTLVLGMAARHSPADLNLVLVDFKGGATFLGFEQARHVCAVITNLAEEASLVERMRDALAGEMQRRQQLLRGVGAPSIAAYRQARTTQPELPALPALLVIVDEFSELLHQHPDLLDTFVAIGRLGRSLGMHLLLASQRIEEGRLRGLESHLSYRVCLKTMSAAESRIVLGTTAAHELPNIPGVGFLRTADGAEQRFQTAYVSGMCPPARTDPVAVLPFTAMPLGPVREATDPGGRTVLQTMLQRLSGHGPAARQIWLAPLGDSAILGSLLDADYADLTVPIGVVDRPFEQCRTTLSIRLGGAAGHVAVVGAPQSGKSTALYTLIAALCATHDATRVAFYCLDFGGGVLSAIRTLPHVGAVAGVGQPDLVRRVVAEMEAIVARREAQRAGFAADDERPAPDVFLVIDGWSALCREFEVEARIVALAARGLSFGVHVMLAASRWAEVRPALRDLIGTRIELRLGDPAESELDRRQARRVPQGRPGRGLTHDGMHMLLARPQGWEPMRHPDGAVAPPIRLLPTVVARDELAAPAGLPVLGIDERGLEAVPIDFGRQPHLVIVGGNECGKTSVLRTLCRELVRCHSAEQVQLLVVDYRRGLLDVVPTGHLAGYAMSGPALTTLLPGLIDQLARRMPGADLGPQQLLAGAWWSGPQLYVVVDDHDLVAAGTGNPLTPLLEYLPHAGDLGLHLIVACRSGGVTRSMYEPLRTALTDLGAMTLMMSGVAPDGPLSSVRPEPLPPGRGTLITRADGERLIQVAWDS, encoded by the coding sequence ATGACCGGTCCCGCGCCGACCGCGCTCCCGCCCCCGCCGCCATCGCGGGGTGAAATCGCGGTCGCTGCACCACCATCGGTGTCGGATTCCGAGCCGAGGATGATTCTGACCCGGCTGCTGCCCGCCGTTATGGCGGTGGGGATGCTCGCCGTGACCGCCGTCGTCTACCGCTCGGGCTCCTCGGCCGCACGCAGCCCGGTGTTCGCACTGTTCCCGCTGATGATGCTCGCCTCGGCGGTGGCGGCCGTTGTCACTGGGCGAAGCCATGGGTGTGGCAACGACATCGACGGCGACCGCGAGAACTACCTGGCCTATCTCGCAGGATTGCGCAAGTCCGTGGCAGACAACGCGTTGTCCCAGCGCGCCTGGGCGCTGTGGTCGCACCCGGAGCCGGACGTACTTTGGGTGTTGGCCGGCGGGCCCCGCAGGTGGGAGCGTAAGGTCGGCGACCCCGAGTTCGGCTCGGTGCGAGTCGGAATCGGCCCGGCCGCACCGGCCGGTCGATTGGTGGCGCCATCGCCCGATCCGGTTCGACGGGTCGATCCGGTCACCGACGCGGCACTGCGCCGTTTCCTGGACACCCACGCAGCGGTGCCCGGCGTACCGATCGTGCTGATGGTGCTGGGACCGTCGCCGCTGCGCCTTGACGGCGACATCGAGCCGGCTCGCGGCCTGCTGCGCGCGCTGATCTGTCAGCTCGCCGTGCTGCACAGCCCAGACGCGATGCTGATCGCGGTCGTGGATGGTCGGCATCGCGGCGACTGGGATTGGCTGAAATGGCTGCCGCACCATCAGCATCCGTCGGCCGCCGATGCCGGCGGACCATTGCGCCTGACCTACCCCGACCTGACCGCCGCCGAAACCAGTCTGATCGGCCGTCGGGTCGTGGTGATCAGCGACGACGTGAGCGGTCTTCAGGTGGCTGAGTTATGCACCCGAGGCGAGGCCCGCCTCCTGCACGTGTCCGCGACGGTGCTGTGTGACGCCGATGGAGATCTTGGCCGGCCGGACTTTCTGACCCTCGCCGACGCGGTGGTGTGTGCGCGGCGCCTGGCCGCGCACCGGCCCGTTGGCTCCGGGAGCGTCCAAGGATGGGCTCATCTACTGGGCATCGGCGACATCGACCGCTTCGATGCGCGGGCGGAATGGGCACGCGCGTCGGCACAGTCATTGTGCGTCCCGATCGGCACGGCCCCGAACGGAGAACCGGTACGGCTGGACATCAAAGAGGCCGCCGAGCGGGGCAGCGGGCCGCACGGGCTGTGTGTCGGCGCCACCGGCTCGGGCAAATCGGAGTTCCTGCGCACGCTGGTGCTGGGCATGGCGGCGCGGCATTCGCCGGCGGACCTCAACCTGGTGCTGGTCGACTTCAAAGGAGGCGCAACATTTCTCGGCTTCGAGCAGGCCCGGCATGTCTGTGCGGTCATCACCAACCTCGCTGAGGAGGCATCGCTGGTGGAACGGATGCGCGACGCACTGGCCGGTGAGATGCAGCGGCGCCAGCAACTGCTGCGCGGTGTTGGGGCGCCCAGCATCGCCGCATACCGGCAGGCACGAACCACACAGCCAGAGCTACCGGCCCTGCCGGCGCTGCTGGTCATCGTCGACGAATTCTCCGAACTGCTCCACCAGCATCCCGATCTCCTCGACACCTTCGTGGCCATCGGCCGGTTGGGCCGTTCGCTGGGAATGCATCTGTTACTGGCCAGTCAGCGGATCGAGGAGGGCCGGCTCCGGGGTCTGGAATCGCACCTGTCCTACCGGGTGTGCCTCAAGACGATGTCGGCCGCCGAATCCCGGATCGTGCTGGGCACCACCGCCGCCCACGAACTGCCCAATATTCCCGGGGTTGGATTCTTGCGCACCGCCGACGGCGCGGAGCAGCGATTCCAGACGGCCTACGTCTCCGGGATGTGCCCTCCAGCCCGGACGGATCCCGTTGCGGTACTCCCGTTCACCGCAATGCCACTCGGCCCGGTTCGGGAAGCTACCGATCCGGGCGGGCGCACCGTGCTGCAGACAATGCTGCAGCGATTGTCCGGGCACGGCCCGGCGGCGCGACAGATATGGCTGGCGCCCCTGGGAGATTCCGCAATACTGGGATCACTCCTCGACGCCGACTACGCCGATCTGACGGTTCCGATCGGCGTCGTCGATCGGCCCTTCGAGCAGTGTCGGACCACCCTGTCGATTCGGTTGGGCGGCGCTGCCGGCCATGTCGCCGTCGTCGGCGCCCCGCAATCGGGCAAATCGACCGCGCTGTACACCCTGATCGCCGCGCTGTGCGCCACCCACGATGCGACCCGGGTCGCGTTCTACTGCTTGGATTTCGGTGGCGGGGTGCTCTCCGCGATCCGAACGCTGCCGCACGTCGGTGCGGTCGCCGGCGTTGGGCAACCGGACCTGGTCCGGCGGGTGGTCGCCGAGATGGAGGCCATCGTGGCGCGGCGCGAAGCCCAGCGTGCCGGTTTCGCTGCGGACGACGAACGCCCGGCCCCGGACGTCTTCCTGGTCATCGACGGATGGTCCGCCCTGTGCCGCGAATTCGAGGTGGAAGCCAGGATTGTTGCGCTGGCCGCCCGTGGCCTGTCCTTTGGTGTGCACGTGATGTTGGCCGCGTCGCGGTGGGCCGAGGTGCGGCCCGCCTTGCGGGACCTGATCGGCACCCGTATCGAGCTGAGGCTGGGGGATCCGGCCGAATCCGAACTGGACCGTCGCCAGGCCCGGCGGGTGCCGCAGGGCCGGCCCGGACGGGGCCTGACCCACGACGGCATGCACATGCTGTTAGCCCGCCCGCAAGGCTGGGAACCAATGCGGCACCCCGATGGTGCCGTCGCGCCACCGATCCGGCTGCTGCCCACCGTCGTCGCCCGGGACGAACTTGCCGCCCCCGCCGGCCTGCCGGTGCTGGGCATCGACGAACGCGGACTCGAGGCTGTTCCCATCGATTTCGGCCGCCAACCGCACCTGGTCATCGTGGGCGGCAACGAGTGCGGCAAAACCTCCGTGCTGCGAACGCTGTGCCGGGAGCTGGTGCGGTGCCACTCCGCCGAGCAGGTTCAGCTGCTGGTGGTCGACTACCGGCGCGGGCTGCTGGACGTCGTACCGACCGGGCACTTGGCCGGTTATGCGATGTCGGGGCCCGCGCTGACAACGCTGCTGCCGGGCCTGATCGACCAGCTCGCGAGGCGGATGCCCGGTGCCGACCTCGGCCCGCAGCAGCTGCTTGCCGGGGCGTGGTGGTCTGGCCCGCAGTTGTACGTGGTGGTCGACGACCATGACCTGGTGGCCGCCGGCACCGGAAATCCGCTGACACCATTGCTGGAATACCTGCCGCACGCCGGGGATCTCGGGCTGCACCTGATCGTGGCCTGTCGCAGCGGGGGGGTGACCCGGTCGATGTACGAACCGCTGCGGACCGCGCTGACCGATCTGGGCGCGATGACGCTGATGATGAGCGGTGTCGCCCCCGACGGCCCGCTGAGTTCGGTTCGGCCGGAACCCCTCCCACCCGGGCGCGGCACCCTGATCACCCGCGCGGACGGTGAGCGGCTCATCCAGGTGGCCTGGGACTCATGA
- a CDS encoding cutinase family protein has product MKAFRILAAGAATAALLMDPTASSMPTASADGCPDVEVVFARGTSEPPGLGRVGDGLVNALRNQTSRSVGAYAVNYPASYDFGRAADGANDASGHIMWMVENCPGTRLVLGGYSQGAAIIDIVAAAPVPGFGFTAPLPPEAADHVAAIAVFGNPSNKIGQPLTNSPVYGFKTIDLCTDGDPVCSPGRMFSAHSGYTPGMTNQAASFVAGLL; this is encoded by the coding sequence ATGAAGGCATTCCGCATCCTGGCGGCCGGGGCCGCTACCGCAGCGCTCCTGATGGACCCCACCGCGTCATCGATGCCGACGGCCTCGGCTGACGGTTGCCCGGATGTCGAGGTGGTGTTCGCCCGCGGGACCAGCGAGCCGCCGGGCCTGGGCCGGGTCGGCGACGGCCTGGTCAACGCCCTGCGGAACCAGACGTCCCGCTCGGTCGGCGCCTACGCGGTCAACTACCCGGCCAGCTACGACTTCGGCCGGGCCGCTGATGGCGCCAACGACGCCAGCGGCCACATCATGTGGATGGTGGAGAACTGCCCGGGCACCCGCCTGGTCCTCGGTGGGTACTCGCAGGGCGCGGCCATCATCGACATCGTGGCCGCGGCACCGGTGCCCGGCTTCGGTTTCACCGCGCCGCTGCCGCCCGAGGCCGCCGATCACGTCGCGGCGATCGCGGTGTTCGGCAACCCGTCGAACAAGATCGGGCAGCCGCTGACCAACAGTCCGGTTTACGGATTCAAGACCATCGACCTGTGCACCGACGGTGACCCGGTCTGCTCCCCCGGCCGCATGTTCTCCGCGCACTCGGGCTACACACCCGGCATGACCAATCAGGCCGCTTCGTTCGTCGCTGGCCTGTTGTAG
- the eccB gene encoding type VII secretion protein EccB codes for MAGRSTTQLQLSAHRFLARRMERALRCGQVAGAPVPGRNALALGWLLSMVVAVGAVMLAVFWPRPVLGDAPIVLDRATGALYVRIADTMHPVYNLASARLITGAADPRPVDGDAIARARSGPPLGIPGAPGALGTALPDSQTWSLCEDSAGTVLMVGADPLPSARLDPLQAVPVRSESGATFLLLDGRRVAVDPADPLLESTVPRRVSALLLNAIPEAPPADLREVGSRVGLAPATLCAHWRADDPAGITLSSGARLPAEESPTVLAQADGPGPALDGVYLPAGHSAYVRAADTSGHARGVGYLISESGVRFTVDDDDAARRLGLPAVAAGVPWPLLAGLPAGPRLSRDQALLGHGAAPGPTMPGR; via the coding sequence ATGGCCGGGCGATCGACGACGCAGCTTCAACTCAGCGCCCACCGCTTCCTGGCCCGCCGGATGGAACGGGCGTTGCGGTGCGGGCAGGTGGCGGGCGCCCCCGTCCCCGGCCGAAACGCCCTGGCCCTGGGGTGGCTATTGAGCATGGTCGTGGCCGTCGGCGCGGTGATGTTGGCCGTGTTTTGGCCGCGACCGGTCCTCGGGGACGCGCCCATTGTGCTGGACCGCGCGACCGGGGCGCTCTATGTCCGGATCGCAGACACGATGCATCCGGTGTACAACCTCGCCTCGGCGCGGCTGATTACCGGGGCGGCCGACCCGCGACCGGTGGACGGCGACGCGATCGCCCGGGCCCGGAGCGGACCGCCGCTGGGCATCCCGGGTGCGCCGGGGGCACTGGGGACGGCCCTGCCGGACTCCCAGACGTGGTCGCTGTGCGAGGACTCCGCCGGCACCGTCCTCATGGTCGGCGCCGACCCGCTGCCATCCGCCCGCCTCGACCCGCTGCAGGCGGTACCGGTCAGGTCCGAGTCCGGGGCAACCTTTTTGCTCCTCGACGGACGGCGGGTTGCGGTCGATCCCGCTGACCCGCTGCTGGAGTCCACCGTGCCCAGACGTGTCTCGGCGCTACTGCTCAACGCGATCCCAGAAGCCCCGCCGGCCGACCTTCGCGAGGTGGGCTCCAGGGTGGGCTTAGCCCCGGCCACGCTGTGCGCGCATTGGCGCGCCGACGATCCGGCCGGCATCACCCTATCGAGCGGGGCGCGGCTACCGGCTGAGGAGTCGCCCACGGTGCTGGCCCAGGCAGACGGGCCGGGCCCCGCCTTGGACGGGGTCTATCTGCCTGCCGGACACAGTGCCTACGTGCGCGCGGCCGACACCTCCGGTCACGCCCGCGGTGTCGGTTATCTGATCTCCGAGAGCGGGGTGCGGTTCACCGTTGACGACGACGATGCGGCGCGCAGGCTGGGGCTGCCCGCGGTGGCCGCCGGGGTGCCGTGGCCGCTGTTGGCTGGCTTGCCGGCCGGCCCCCGGCTCAGTCGGGATCAAGCGCTGCTGGGGCACGGCGCGGCGCCTGGCCCGACAATGCCCGGCCGGTGA
- a CDS encoding cutinase family protein, with product MRFVQLSSIFSATLMAGALLTLPAVAPSVAPVASAYDCPDVEVIFARGTSEPPGVGRVGRAMIDSLRQQTSKKVDEYAVNYPAGRLQLGGGDGANDVIKRVKAAAEVCPDTQLVLGGYSQGASVIDIVTGTQVGGISWGNQLPAEYADQVVAVTTFGNPADRTGGPISVQSALFGSKALDLCNPGDPICHEGPGNEWADHTDGYIPALTSQAANFIAGRLRAAGPASTLTP from the coding sequence ATGCGTTTTGTTCAGCTGAGCAGCATTTTCTCCGCGACATTGATGGCAGGCGCACTGCTGACGCTCCCGGCCGTAGCGCCGAGCGTCGCCCCAGTGGCGTCCGCCTACGACTGCCCGGACGTCGAGGTCATCTTCGCCCGCGGCACCAGCGAGCCCCCGGGCGTCGGCCGCGTCGGCCGGGCCATGATCGACTCGCTGCGCCAGCAGACCTCCAAGAAGGTCGACGAATACGCGGTCAACTACCCCGCCGGCCGGCTGCAGCTGGGCGGCGGCGACGGCGCCAACGACGTGATCAAGCGGGTCAAAGCGGCGGCTGAGGTATGTCCCGACACCCAGCTGGTGCTGGGCGGCTACTCGCAGGGCGCCTCGGTCATCGATATCGTCACCGGCACCCAGGTGGGCGGCATCAGCTGGGGCAACCAGCTGCCCGCCGAGTATGCCGATCAGGTGGTGGCGGTGACCACGTTCGGCAACCCGGCCGACCGCACCGGCGGGCCGATCAGCGTGCAGAGCGCCCTGTTCGGCTCCAAGGCCCTCGACCTGTGCAACCCGGGTGACCCGATCTGCCACGAAGGCCCGGGTAACGAGTGGGCCGATCACACCGACGGCTACATCCCGGCGTTGACCAGCCAAGCGGCGAACTTCATCGCCGGCCGGCTGCGGGCTGCCGGCCCCGCGTCGACGCTGACGCCGTGA
- a CDS encoding type VII secretion-associated protein produces MKHQAVIEAGPAAIRRLCCGATESAEGAAALEWIDDPVGLVDGQPVAVPELLREVLSCSLPVESVELIHPSWWAVRRVQLLAAAARGLAGEVVTRSRATLLSNAFHAAVVVEIAAGLVAVTGPGSAAMVAEPRIGAPDGVAEAVARRICEAVRGRPGAVVIDVPAGIGGASDLSRLIEERLRPEVRATVVDRLPPIRRTVDAPVTEPVSVGRRRRLAPAALVGGMVALALLARHDARPDTDNPVTYLVEGRVAVQVPASWLTRRVTDGPGSARVEVVSPHDPQLVLHVTQAPAAGDTLTAIADPLQRALQRADAETPGVFTGFDPAGVSAGRPAVTYREVRVGHHVDWAVVVDRAVRIGIGCQSGTGGEDILRAVCEQAVRSARAVS; encoded by the coding sequence ATGAAACATCAGGCAGTTATCGAGGCCGGCCCGGCGGCCATCCGCCGGTTGTGTTGCGGCGCCACCGAATCGGCCGAAGGCGCCGCCGCACTGGAGTGGATCGATGACCCGGTCGGACTGGTCGATGGGCAACCGGTCGCGGTTCCCGAGCTCTTGCGTGAGGTGCTGAGCTGCTCGTTGCCCGTTGAATCGGTCGAGCTCATCCACCCATCGTGGTGGGCGGTCCGCAGGGTGCAGCTGCTTGCCGCGGCGGCGCGAGGCCTGGCCGGCGAGGTGGTCACCCGATCGCGAGCAACACTGCTGTCCAATGCGTTTCACGCCGCGGTGGTTGTGGAGATCGCCGCCGGCCTGGTGGCCGTTACCGGACCCGGTAGCGCGGCCATGGTCGCCGAGCCGCGCATCGGGGCTCCCGACGGGGTCGCCGAGGCGGTGGCTCGCCGAATATGTGAGGCGGTCCGGGGTCGTCCCGGAGCGGTCGTGATCGACGTACCGGCCGGGATCGGCGGGGCCAGCGACCTCTCGCGGCTGATCGAGGAGCGGCTGCGGCCCGAGGTGCGGGCGACCGTGGTCGATCGGCTGCCGCCGATCCGCCGAACGGTCGATGCGCCGGTCACCGAACCGGTCTCCGTCGGTCGCCGCCGGCGACTGGCCCCGGCCGCCCTGGTCGGCGGTATGGTGGCGCTGGCCCTCCTTGCCCGTCACGACGCTCGGCCGGATACCGATAATCCCGTGACCTACTTAGTGGAAGGCCGTGTAGCGGTACAGGTTCCGGCGAGTTGGCTGACCCGACGGGTGACTGACGGGCCAGGATCGGCGCGGGTAGAGGTGGTGTCGCCCCACGATCCGCAGCTGGTGTTGCACGTCACCCAAGCGCCGGCCGCCGGCGATACCCTGACCGCCATCGCTGACCCGTTGCAGCGAGCCCTGCAACGCGCTGACGCCGAAACGCCCGGAGTGTTCACCGGTTTCGATCCGGCCGGCGTCAGTGCCGGACGGCCCGCGGTGACCTATCGGGAGGTGCGCGTCGGCCACCACGTCGACTGGGCGGTCGTGGTCGACCGCGCGGTGCGCATCGGCATCGGGTGTCAGAGCGGAACGGGTGGCGAGGACATTCTGCGGGCGGTGTGTGAGCAGGCAGTGCGCTCCGCCCGCGCCGTCAGCTGA
- the mycP gene encoding type VII secretion-associated serine protease mycosin: MIAATPCAPPANAVAPPPVDHARLPAPAPAAPALPTVQREVCTVGTLGPSGNPTQLDGLDLAAAWALTRGAGQRVAVIDTGVAPHRRLPGLIGGGDYVSTGDGTRDCDGHGTLVAGIIAAAPDPMADRFSGVAPLATVIGIRASSARFAAIGDAVGIGDVDTLAKAVRTAADLNASVINISTVACRSARTGLDDRALGAALAYAVEVKNSVVVAAAGNTDEGCGAEGPMIVTPAWYDDYVLTVGSVDAHGVASAFTLPGPWVDVAAPGEAVLSLSTVGDAMADTVDGSPLRGTSFAAPVVSGLAALIRSRFPQWTPRQVMDRIKATAHHPPGGSDDVVGAGVVDVLAALTFDVVTPREVSPPAPPVPRPAPDPEPTAEAAPAGLRTAIVGTAVLVALLLAAVTGRALSGQAPRRAPAALDPD; the protein is encoded by the coding sequence ATGATCGCGGCGACACCGTGCGCACCACCGGCCAACGCGGTCGCACCGCCCCCAGTCGACCACGCCCGATTGCCTGCCCCGGCGCCGGCCGCGCCGGCACTCCCCACGGTGCAGCGCGAGGTGTGCACGGTGGGCACGCTGGGGCCCAGCGGGAACCCGACCCAGCTCGACGGGCTGGACCTGGCCGCGGCCTGGGCCCTCACCCGCGGCGCCGGCCAACGGGTTGCGGTGATCGACACCGGCGTCGCGCCGCACCGGCGACTGCCCGGATTGATCGGTGGCGGCGACTATGTCTCCACCGGAGACGGCACCCGGGATTGCGACGGGCACGGCACGCTGGTCGCCGGAATCATTGCGGCCGCACCCGATCCCATGGCCGACCGGTTCAGCGGCGTGGCGCCGTTAGCCACCGTGATCGGTATTCGAGCATCCAGCGCACGGTTCGCCGCCATCGGCGACGCGGTCGGTATCGGCGATGTCGACACCCTGGCCAAGGCGGTGCGTACCGCGGCCGACCTGAACGCGTCGGTGATCAACATCTCCACGGTGGCCTGCCGGTCCGCACGTACCGGACTCGACGACCGAGCGCTGGGCGCCGCCCTGGCGTATGCGGTCGAGGTCAAGAACAGCGTCGTCGTCGCAGCAGCGGGCAACACCGACGAGGGTTGCGGTGCCGAGGGACCCATGATCGTCACGCCGGCCTGGTACGACGACTACGTGCTGACCGTCGGCTCGGTGGATGCCCACGGCGTCGCCTCGGCGTTCACCCTGCCCGGACCGTGGGTCGACGTGGCCGCGCCCGGCGAAGCGGTGCTCTCGTTGAGCACCGTGGGCGATGCGATGGCCGACACCGTCGACGGCTCGCCGTTGCGCGGCACCAGCTTCGCCGCGCCGGTGGTCAGCGGGCTGGCGGCGCTGATCCGCTCGCGGTTTCCGCAGTGGACGCCACGCCAGGTGATGGACCGGATCAAGGCCACCGCTCACCACCCACCGGGCGGGAGCGATGATGTTGTCGGCGCCGGCGTGGTGGACGTGTTGGCGGCGCTCACCTTTGACGTGGTCACCCCACGCGAAGTGTCCCCGCCCGCGCCACCTGTGCCCCGCCCAGCCCCGGACCCCGAACCCACCGCCGAAGCCGCGCCCGCCGGGCTGCGCACCGCGATCGTCGGCACCGCGGTCCTAGTGGCGTTGCTCCTGGCAGCCGTCACCGGCCGGGCATTGTCGGGCCAGGCGCCGCGCCGTGCCCCAGCAGCGCTTGATCCCGACTGA